A section of the Pseudophryne corroboree isolate aPseCor3 chromosome 11, aPseCor3.hap2, whole genome shotgun sequence genome encodes:
- the CBLN1 gene encoding cerebellin-1: protein MWVLELVLGLAWLAGLASCQNETEPILLEGKCLVVCDSNPTADPTGTALGISVRSGSAKVAFSAIRSTNHEPSEMSNRSMTIYFDQILVNIGSNFDSERSTFISPRKGIYSFNFHVVKVYNRQTIQVSLMLNGWPVISAFAGDQDVTREAASNGVLIQMEKGDRAYLKLDKGNLMGGWKFSTFSGFLVFPL, encoded by the exons ATGTGGGTGCTGGAGCTGGTACTGGGGTTGGCATGGCTTGCAGGGCTGGCGAGCTGTCAGAACGAAACGGAACCTATTCTGCTGGAGGGCAAGTGCTTGGTGGTCTGTGACTCCAACCCGACTGCTGACCCCACCGGGACCGCTCTGGGGATCTCCGTGCGCTCTGGGAGTGCCAAGGTGGCTTTCTCTGCCATCAGAAGCACCAACCACGAACCCTCTGAGATGAGTAACAGATCAATGACTATATACTTTGACCAG ATATTGGTCAATATTGGAAGCAATTTCGATTCAGAACGAAGCACATTTATTTCACCCAGAAAAGGAATTTACAGCTTCAATTTCCATGTTGTGAAGGTGTATAACCGGCAAACCATTCAG GTGAGTTTGATGTTGAACGGATGGCCGGTAATTTCTGCTTTTGCGGGTGATCAGGACGTGACAAGAGAAGCAGCCAGCAACGGTGTTCTTATTCAGATGGAGAAAGGGGACAGAGCTTACCTAAAATTAGACAAGGGTAACTTGATGGGAGGATGGaagttttccacattttctggatttcTGGTATTCCCCCTTTAA